Part of the Limanda limanda chromosome 23, fLimLim1.1, whole genome shotgun sequence genome is shown below.
AGACGAGCGAGCGAGAGAAACAAGAAAaccagacagaagaagaagaatcgcctgtttgtttctatctgTTTTGAATCTTTTCTTCAGAAGCTGAGTCGCACTGATAGAATCTCAACGCATAAAGATattcatgaaaaaataacacaggCGTTTTAAAGCAGATAAAGAAAAGGCAGCGCGATAATAGAAGTTGTTTTTCACACTGACGCTCGCAGGTCGTTAACATTCATGAGTCGAACCCTCAAACCTAAATCTATTCTTTCTTCTGatcccaaacacaaacagccgTTCCCCTGAGAAACCTCCTGAAGAGATGGATTAACTAAACTCATCATTAGCTCCATCACAGGTGAGAAAAACTTTTTCTTAAAATGTCCAGTTTCATTAAATGTTCAGATTTATTCATTAAAATTAGAATCACCAGGACTTTTGACCTTTAATGTGAAGCAATCCCCTGAAGGCAAACTTTACATTTCACGTTCCAGAGTCTGACAACATGTTTCACGAGCGTGACTGAGCAGATTCAAAGAGATTCCCTCAAGCTGTTCCTTCGATATATCGAAGAGTAAGATTAACGGACTGACAACCTGAATGCATTCTGCCTTCCGGCCACTAGGTGCTGCGAACGCGGAGCTTTACAAATCTCCTTCACAGACAATGCCAACGTAAGAGGAGCAGGAGTGTGTGACGTACTCGAGAGCAGCCATCTGGTCCTCAGCGTCCACGGAGCCGAGCTTCAGATGAACCTCCTGTGAAACCCTGTGGGAAAGAACCCATCAGTACAGAGTCTCACCGTTTCTATGTGTGTCGCTTTGAGGAGAATCAAcatcacctttgacctctgaacccAGAACCTCTGCCGTCCAGTCGAGCCACGATGACCTGCTCAGATCCCACCAGCACCCAGTCCCAGTCCGGCTTGAACTCCTGCGTCACCGTCTGGGTCCCGGGAGAACTGCCGCTGTCGGGAAGCAACCGAAGGGTGAACGGTTGCTCACAGACAATATGAATCTGCTCGTCTTTTAAATCAGATCAAACAACAAGTTTTTTATCTATGCTTGTAATAAAAGGACGACATCGTAGTTTGAAAAGTCCCCTGTCCCACAAGACATTTGACCtgatgtatattttatataaaatgctCCGATGCTCGTGTTCCAGGTTTGACCTCACggacagaaaaagaagaatagtCGCTCGCACAGAATCATAAAAAACTGATTCAAACTGTCGCTACGAGTTGAGCGTTTTCTCATCGAACATCTTTTACTCTCGGTCATTGCTGCTGTTGATATGTAGAATGTGTCTCCGGGCCGGCGGCTGTGGAGGAGCGAACCTTTGAAGGCCGGGGGTGCAGCTCTCAGCGGGAATGggagaaaatgtaaatgcaatCAAAGCAGAGAAACGGGCTTACACGACGAGGAGGAGGCCGTAGAGGAAGGACTCGGAGAAGTCGGGGGGGTAGTTGAGCTTCAGCGGCAGCTCTGTGAGACGCAGACATATTGTGTGTGAGATCTCATGAGcatcgcacacagacacacaaacagctttcCACTGCTCTTGCTCTGTACCGaagttgccgtgggtgatgacGCGGATGTCGGTCTGAACCGTCCTCTTGGTCTGGAGCGCCGTCCGCAGCGGGAGGTTGTTCTCCAGGATGAAATACGCTGAGAAGAAAGAGATTAATAAAGTTTCTGTTGAATGAGGAACAGAGTCACAGAGTTAAATAGACACGACTCGGAGGGACCAAAGGTAATTAGAGTGAAATAACTTTGTGGATAgcttggacttttggaccaatcccaggaagcagagacagcatcaaacaacagaagaagaagaagaggaagaggaagaggaagcagctaCAGGACGATATGATGTGAGAACCACGAGGACGTTCATTTGGTGCATTTGAACTAGTACTgcagtactgtgtagtactgcaGTACTGTGTAGTACCGCAGTACTGTGTCGTACTCTAGTACCGTAGCGTACTGTGCTCGAAGGTGCTGATGCTAGTATTAAAACCATcatgatgttaccatggcaaccaaatgaaccagaaacagaaagactactaccccccccccaactgaCAACACGTCAGACggcgtctacaaaccaatcagggTCAAGTATCGGTGGACGCCGCCCACGTACGTCTGTCAGACAAAAGTCTTTAGTCCCTAAAtttcaatgtgaaaccaaaactcaCAGATCCAATGAAACACGTGAAGCTTCAGACTCAGATCAGAACTGAGGGTAAACAGAATAATGATTTGGTCAAATGACTCAGCACtttttacaaatgtattttgcttCTCCGGAGGGCTGACTGTAGTATCTCATGGAAATGAGAGGAGTCGTGGGCGTTGGAATCAAAACATCTTGAAAGGAAATAAATCACCGGCCTCgactcctgcagctgctttcaCAGAAACGTGATGACAACACTTCATGTGCGATAGACAACATCTGGCCACACAAACTGGTTTCATATGAAATGAATGAAGACGACTCACAGTCCACGTCGTCCAGATTCAGGAGCAGCACAGCTGGAACTCCAGGGCCTGACAGGGAAGGAGAGTTTCTGCTTTACTCACTGATgcttcagtttgtgtttaaacagATAATAAACTCTGAATGTGATTCTGGAGAAGACTAAtccagacagaagagagaagctgcttccgctctctgaccttcacagcTCAGGACGGCGTGCTGTGCATCGGGGTGGACGTTCGCGTCGAAGAACGTACACTCCTCCTTCAGTCCACAGGTGAGACATCGCCGTGGAAACAGGCCGAGGGTGGAGACCCTATCAGGGGTGAAATGTGTTTATCCTACTGGTCACAGAACGAATGAGTTACCTGAGAGGACGACAGGGTTGCTGTGAGTTACCAGAATAAGTGTCTCTGCTGCGCCGAGTCCTCTGTGCTCAGGAAGTATCTGTGTGAGAGAAGCAGAGCAGCTAAAGTAGGACAAGGTCATGGATCTATTATACATGTGCATTCAGCAGCCTCTGCGTGGCGCGGCCGCCCGACCACACAGCCCGCGGCTCACAGAGctccatcacaaacacacacgttgcaCTGCTGCGACACAACAGAAGAATCAGCTGCACTGGGCCAAGAAAGACTGGGAAATTCATCCGAGGGAGAATTTTGATGGAGAAGACGCCACAGAAACGAGAATATTACAATCACAtcgagaaaaaaaacaacaagccaCAAAGCACCCGGATCTTAAATAATTCATTTTCTAataagtgtttttctgtgtctgcaCGCAGCGAAAAGGCCACAGTGCTGGGAGTGGGAGCTTTACTGGTTTTTCTCTGCATCGAATGTGAGAAACTGAAGTGAAACGTACACGAGCTGGTTGTTCTCGTCATAAGCTACGATCTCCGTCACCTCCCAGTCGCCGGAGGTCAGATGGCGAACCTCGTCCTGGTCGCTCCGCAGCTGGAGGAGAATCAGTTTCAAGGGTTAACAGGAGAAACCTTCTCCGAGGCAGTGGGGGAGTGAAGGGAGAGCAAGGGGAGAGTCACCTTCTTTGTGAACATGGTGATGTGGTGGAAATCTCCCTGACCTCCTTGTTTCACAGGCAGCGTGAGGAAGAACCTGCTCCTGTCCTTAGAGAACAGCGGCGCctgtccctgcagagacacacacacacttcagaggGGACACACTTCATGCACGGACGAGTTCTGTCCTCTGTAACGGATCATGCATCACCGTGAGATACAGATGGAGATGCACCCACACAATGGCAAGGTCATTATTTCATGTCCTGCACTTGAGGACATTTTGTGAGCAGGAAACACTGAAGAGAAACGTGTGTGTTCGGGTTTACCTGTCTGGACAGCCACGTCTCCGAGGTGTCCCGGTGTCTCTGAAAGAAAGGAGACAAACGAAAATTCAGTTCTCCACACAGTAAaccaaaacctcccgccacaagaccagcttcttcccgactgcagttggccttatcaacaagacccgggacccccacctgactattaacacattatatcatatcatattattagggctgggccagttaactcgttttaatcgagttaactcatcacttatttaactcagacaattattttatctcgcattaactcaggtttgattatttattgttttattgtgaaagtcaggcttttattttgtgaaagtctgttgctgactgctgcggaaccggaaaaaagaaaataattggcggataaacgaCCATGGATatgtggcattgagctttaattttgtatttgctttgataacattgttaagttgagatttacactgaatattttatttaactgctactgtattaaatgctgatgttaaaagtgtttgcacaacaaatgttatggcactttcgttcatatggcagaacattgaaaataaaatggcgctatacactactttttaattcattattggattttgcgtatagaAATgggattaatcgtgattaatcagggaaatcatgcgattaatcgcgattaaaacttttaatcgttgcccagccctagatattatattatactgcattacattgcatattgcaatatgacactgttaaataatatatatatatatatatataaatgttactttgtataaatattggtaaaaagtgagtaaataagaagtaaacagtgactaaatatatactggtttcccattttttattgctctcctatgcatgttgtatttattgcgttttttgTGTTTCTATGTTTATTGTTTGCAACAATAACcggagcaaattccttgtatgtgtgaacgtacttggcaataaaatacttcttcTTCTGAAATGTTCTCTGGGATTCAATCAGACAAATGTTGAGTAAGAGCAGAACGGCTGCAGACATTTTGAAGAGTTTCACGTCCACCTGAATTTGAGGTTCTACTGTCTCTGTCTCAATTTGAAGACAGTAACCAGACTGTCTCCATTTGGACAGGTCTCAGGACCACGtgtcccaggattcattgcattTCACCATTTCTGAAAGAGGTAACGGCGCCGGCAGGCAACGAGACATCCGATGCTCAAGTGTCGGGCTTCAACTCAACCGAGCAGCTGATGGTACTAAATAACCAAGAGGCAATTAAAAGCCTCTCAGCTGtcatcatgacgtttcaccctgttttcgATACTGTATATAAtagtactgcagccagccaccagggggcgatcaaaatCGATGGTGAACACTCATTGGTCAGCTGCATCTCTATGGCAACAGATGCGGGAGCTTCCCATCGATCGGCAGCACCCACCTGATGACAGACTCCCAACGTGGCGTCGCACTCCGTCAGCAGCGACACGTTCTGCGCCCGGTTGAGCCAGCGCACCACCAGGTGGGTGGAGCTTATCCACTTCACCATGGTGACGTAGAAGTCTCTGTGCCGGAGCTGATCGGGAGGCTGCAGCTCCTGAGTGTGAGTCGCTCCGAACAGGTTGACCAGCGACAGCTTGACCGCAGGGTTGGTCTGACCGGCCTGAAGAGGTcagatggagacacacacactgatggacTCGAGACGCCACTTGATgctatagtccaggcaaagtagcccattttggagccaaaaatagaagtaattgtaaaagaatttttttcagcatagattatttctgtgaggtgtccagaacaacatactaaaagtcctaagaaatcgtagttgaggaaatatgtttaattctcatcaatgtgtgcatatacggcaacaatacaccccgaAAAGACTATTtgtttcctttactcctatcaaaatgaaactttacacaatgaaagtagccatgaaacgtaacattttttgtattacaagtttctttgaaaatgaatttatgtatgtatttgtcatacatatgaatggtgtttgcctatgcaaattaggacatattcaataagtgtggagctcatgtgcttgtcaaattcacttcaaaagaaacttgtaatacaaaaaatgttacgtttcatggctactttcattgtgtaaagtttcattttgataggagtaaaggaaaaaaatagtctttttggggtgtattgttgccttattggcacattgatgagaattaaacatatttcctcaactaggatttcttaggacttttagtatgttgttctggacacctcatagaaatgatctatgctgaaaaaaattcttttacaattagtcggtcgtaaaacgctactttgcctggactactacGCCTGATTTGAAGTAGAGCCTGAGTAGAGGAGGCTTACCATAGGATACGGGTACTGCAGGCCTTTGGGGTAGGTGCTGCCGGTGAACTGGGGCAGAGCCATGTTGGGCACCCGGGTGTCGTCGATGGTCAGGAAGGCCAGTCGCTCCCCGTCCGGCGACCACCAGTGAGCCAGGTGCGAGCGCAGGATCTCCTCTGAGGAGAGAAATCACACATCCTGATCTGAGAAGCTTTCTGACTCGTCTCTGGATCCGATGACGCTCGGAGGAGAAGACGACAACGAGCAGGAACCAGAGCTCGAGTCTCACTTGAGAGGATTTGATGTGAAATAATAACTCGTTTTATTTGTTGGCGTTATTCCACTTCTTAGTGAGTTGTTTACACATGAGCATCTGTGTGGATTCTGTCTAATTTGGTGAACGCTGgtcaaaaacagacaaaatacagCTTTGAATCAGACAGTAAAACGTATCCTGCTCCAGTGGTgaacaaagtacttgaaagccatacttgagtaaaagtacagatatcttacctgaaagtgactttggtaaaagtaaaagtcacccgtcagaaaatgacttgagtaaaagtcttaaagtagctcatattaaaagtacttaagtatcaaaagtatctggtgttgaaatatacttaagtatcaaaagtaaaagtacaagtaccaaaattaaaaatgcaaagtgctctttatagtaggcctatacagacacaaaacaacccaaaatgtttctcctcaagatttatctcaactgactgaaaaattataacaatatgaatataatgcatataatgtataattttacaaattttgaaccctagatgagagagagagagagagagagagagagagagagagagagagagccaacctccgctgctcaagtaacgagccagtttgagaatgtaagaagtagaaagtacacatatttttttcaaatgtaacgagtaaaagtaaaaagtcgtcaggaaaataaatactcaagtaaagaacagatttgtgaaaaatctacttaagtacagtaacaaagtatttctacttcgttacttcccaccactgtcctGCTCTTTCCTTCACTGTAGAAACATCCAGAGTAAATTGCaaatcagaaagaaaacagctcAGAGTGAATGTACGAGCTGAAatgattcttgttgttttcccatctgctctctgtgctgctctctgTGCAAACTGCAGCTCGTTGCTGAATTTGTTGACACAGCGACTTAATGGATCCTGGACGTGTGTTGTTGATTTTTCGTCGCCTTTCATCCGAGTTTGTCTCGTCTGCTCCGCGGCTTTTTAATGTCAGAGACAAATCTTTGACTCATTTTAAAATCGCCGAACACAGTTTGCCCTGaaactgtttcctcctccaaaGATCACAGAAGCATTTACTACCTGCAGCTCGGCTGAGTTTGAACATTTCACACAGAATTTATAGACAAACTGATTAAAAGATGCACCAGAAAAGTTCAGAAACTTTCAAATTTTCCGTGTTTCCACATCCTCGCACCTTCgtacagccaatcagagaggcCGTTGAAGATGACGCCCTCCTTCCCAGAGGAAGTGATCCTCAGGGAGACGCTCTTCACATCCGACTGGTAGTAGATGTTGTTCTCAAAGATGTAgatctgaagagaaacacagaaatccTGGATTTGATTTGTGCTTCTTCTTTTTGGTGTTAAAGCCTCTCGTTCTTCTCACCAGGCAGTGAACCCGTGTgagtctctctcctccaccaggGTTTTAACATCTGTATTTTTTAACAGCAACACTCGGACGTTTCCTGCATGTTAACAAACATCCTGCCTCCACCTGGATTCTTCTTTATTCGCTTTCCCCGGCTCGGTTTCCAGCAGCCACTTTGAATGTCTGTCACATTTTGCTGgggtcaacacacacatgcaaataaaacGTTCCTATTTTAACAGTCTGAGCACACGgtgcaaaaaaacatttagggAAAATGTAAAAACGCTCTTCTGTTCAACAGCCGAGCAAAAGGTCACGAATGGTTTCAGAGGGTTTTAATCAGAATGAACTTTCACATTCTCTTTGAAAACAGAGACTgggaacacagacagacatcagacttcctcccactgtccacaCATGGAATATGATAATACTCATAATGGTTTGAGTTGGAGCCTTTAGACGTACCAGCTGTTGTCCTTGTTTGCCCCAGGCTGCGTGTTGGAGCACAGCGTTCTGGACCTCAGGAGGATTCAGCTCCCAAACCTccctgatacacacacacacacacacacacacacacacacacacacacacacacacacacacacacacacacacacacacacacacacacacacacacacacacacacacacacacacacacacacacacacacacacacacacacacacacacacacacacacaacatcacagagcgtcatcacatttaaaaacatagaaATAAAACCAGCAGAGTAAACTCACCTCGTGTAGATGTTGTAGACGATATAAGACGCCGTGTAGGAATATCTGTACATCTGCAATCAGAGTTCAGACCGTCACATAATGCAAATATTGATCCGGGTCTGATAAGTCTGTGGCGATATCGAAAGAGGAGTCACTGAAGCGGCTCGTAAAATAACAACCGCgggaaaataacaaacagaagaagaataaaaaagaaatgaaaatgaaatgaaaacgggattcagagacaaacaaacaatctcAAGTGTAATATAGATTCAAAAGCCTCTAGTTTTATACAAaccacatatgtgtgtgtgtgcggtgctGTGTTATAAAACTAgacaattgtgtgtttttattaaacagAGGTTCCataaatgaagccaaatcataTTTCAAGTCGTGTATTTCAGTGCATTGTTCCTGAACTGGACGTGATTTCATCCAATGTGACGTTTACACTGAAATATTGACTCTGCTTTTCTCTCCTCAAACTTCCCTCTGACATCTTCAGTCTCTGCAGAAACTTCCTCACTTGAAGTTAAAATCAATCTCTTTCAAGCCTCAACTCCCAGAAaccctccccccccgccccggcTCCTGGCTGCCAGGTGAGCTGCTTCCTGCTCAGCTGAGTTCTCTTCACGCTTGGCGGTGCACTGGCTGAGAGAAATTCaattgagtaaaaaaaaaaaaaaaagaaaaaacccacaGTTCAAGCTGATACCAGCTCCTCAAGGGGATTTCACGTTGCTCTggcaacaaattaaaaagggaACGCAATTAATTTAATGTGCTGAAAAAGAAATGGAGTGAAAATGATGCCCGAGCATGAATGTttctatatataaagatggatgagcACTTGAATCCGTCTTCCATCGGACAGAAA
Proteins encoded:
- the LOC132996629 gene encoding inactive dipeptidyl peptidase 10-like, producing MTASKDPTKKKPKESQQDEEFVDVSPPARNWKGIAISLLVIVVVCSLITMSVVVLTPVEVPGSSRSRLTVADLYKPEFSVHDPEATWISDSEVVYRNRDGHVIKFNFALNETEVILSNSTFVAFKVAKYSLSADLKYALFAYDVKRMYRYSYTASYIVYNIYTREVWELNPPEVQNAVLQHAAWGKQGQQLIYIFENNIYYQSDVKSVSLRITSSGKEGVIFNGLSDWLYEEEILRSHLAHWWSPDGERLAFLTIDDTRVPNMALPQFTGSTYPKGLQYPYPMAGQTNPAVKLSLVNLFGATHTQELQPPDQLRHRDFYVTMVKWISSTHLVVRWLNRAQNVSLLTECDATLGVCHQRHRDTSETWLSRQGQAPLFSKDRSRFFLTLPVKQGGQGDFHHITMFTKKLRSDQDEVRHLTSGDWEVTEIVAYDENNQLVYFLSTEDSAQQRHLFWVSTLGLFPRRCLTCGLKEECTFFDANVHPDAQHAVLSCEGPGVPAVLLLNLDDVDSYFILENNLPLRTALQTKRTVQTDIRVITHGNFELPLKLNYPPDFSESFLYGLLLVVGSSPGTQTVTQEFKPDWDWVLVGSEQVIVARLDGRGSGFRGQRVSQEVHLKLGSVDAEDQMAALEYLVKLPFIDRTRVGVFGEDYGGFLALTMLKSPERLVRCAAAQTPIIDWSMYASAFSERYLGSPSTEESKYQASRVLSNMKGLQGGTLFLAHGTADANVHFTHSAELIKHLIKIGANYTMQIYPDEGHFLSQRSRIQLTHSLIAYFRGCLLDASSLLEQQGDDD